The proteins below are encoded in one region of Vanessa tameamea isolate UH-Manoa-2023 chromosome Z, ilVanTame1 primary haplotype, whole genome shotgun sequence:
- the Nwk gene encoding protein nervous wreck isoform X1, with product MIRMREVRFGRATSERGRTRSRLRVSPSIHVTRSGTSSAAVVAANRLTMQPPPRKSNYTKFLKNLHTEQIAKLHAKNQHECDLLEDLRTYTIKRSAIEKSYSEALLKISSAYLNKKIPNIPDLKVDGAEEKWNMWNVWRTVLEENEKLARARLAAVEVFQQQIADEAKGLRQHKLNVAKKCTDSLAQAHKELQLTVLDVDKTKKLYFDEEHTAHDVRDKAKDIEEKLKKKKGSFFQSITSLQKNSAKVSSRRDQLEEKSTGARNDYLLSIAAANAHQNRYFLVELQTCMQSMESSVYEKVSEFLTLMGRTELLTCSATQHSFGKIRDQAQQLTREYNLQCLYLYYPVLKQHIQYDFEPCDNDPIDAVTMEHESVTQTLAQEARRWATRIVRETALVRDATRKLNLYQAMRDAGQKVDPNDPNGPELEVRLDELRSNIRRSETSKAKYEARLECLRSSGAAVDEWLKEIDLLAVQETLPRSSSLLSVRTDASGAADQPSSDSFYDSDNTEGEAPTTSAVASTSGGHQRTTSGSQNEDEQDEDVDAALEEERMRIEQLTVGWDDPTQVNWGETEAESTPPQTAEPPAPSLYKCTALYSYTAQNPDELSIIENEQLEVVGEGDGDGWLRARNYRGEEGYVPHNYLDVDREQPTSAPGLVTQISFSSVDYTVEGEDADVVQSPDQISVISAPVAKPEEPKVEPKAEEPPKVEPEVKPESLPTLGYCFSLYDYDAEASDELNLEEGQIIRIVSRDAHGVDDGWWRGEANGVIGNFPSLIVEECDENGEPLSGVDDDWTPPDSAPPVFASPPESPSAGFNEEMIFNENNNTKSAAPPADPPPPPPADMGDSMDSQPDFSFNLELSRNQHEQYDTQFVAPQPSVAPPITIVVDEVVTEIFEEEEVEELPPAPQPKPASPQVEITSEDCGLGVAQIVITAATPMIEEPEQPFPPQESHPEPEPDVQPDSQPEEPERVEDNDDEESSLSEQTAVCLRDSEEGHADSAPHPASSSTASEGESTGASVASGPPTAPQSPPAAPRAGRASIPDELEPAQLARLTDLKESNA from the exons gCTTTGTTGAAAATATCATCGGCTTATCTAAACAAGAAAATACCAAACATTCCCGATCTAAAGGTCGATGGTGCCGAAGAGAAATg GAACATGTGGAATGTTTGGCGTACCGTGCTGGAGGAAAATGAAAAGCTGGCTCGGGCGAGGTTGGCTGCTGTCGAGGTTTTTCAACAGCAGATTGCTGATGAGGCCAAGGGTCTTCGACAACATAAGCTTAACGTCGCAAAAAAG TGTACCGATTCGCTGGCACAAGCACATAAGGAGCTGCAGTTAACCGTTTTGGATGTGGATAAGACTAAAAAACTGTACTTCGACGAAGAGCACACTGCTCACGATGTCAGAGACAAGGCTAAGGACATCGAAGAAAA attaaaaaagaaaaaagggtCGTTCTTTCAATCGATAACTTCATTGCAAAAGAATAGTGCAAAGGTATCATCTCGTCGAGACCAACTGGAAGAAAAGTCAACTGGTGCGAGAAATGATTACCTTCTTAGTATCGCCGCTGCGAATGCTCATCAA aatcGATATTTCTTGGTCGAATTACAAACCTGCATGCAAAGCATGGAATCATCTGTATACGAGAAGGTTTCCGAATTCCTCACCCTGATGGGACGAACTGAACTACTTACTTGTTCAGCCACTCAACACTCATTCGGAAAAATCAGAGATCAAGCGCAACAGCTGACGCGTGAATACAATCTgcaatgtctttatttatattatccagTGCTGAAACAGCACATCCAG TATGATTTTGAGCCATGTGATAACGATCCGATTGACGCCGTCACCATGGAGCACGAATCCGTAACTCAGACTCTTGCGCAAGAAGCTCGTAGATGGGCAACAAGAATCGTTAGAGAAACTGCTTTAGTCAGAGATGCTACGCGTAAACTAAATCTTTACCAAGCGATGCGGGATGCAGGGCAAAAG gttGATCCCAATGATCCGAATGGTCCTGAGCTTGAAGTACGTCTGGATGAATTGAGGTCTAACATTCGACGATCGGAGACATCTAAAGCGAAGTATGAGGCTAGGCTGGAATGCCTGCGCAGCAGTGGTGCCGCTGTAGATGAGTGGCTAAAAGAAATTGATTTGCTTGCTGTACAAGAAACTTTACCACGCAGTAGCAGTCTACTTAGTGTCCGTACCGATGCCTCAGGTGCAGCT GATCAACCAAGTTCAGACTCATTCTATGATAGTGATAACACCGAAGGAGAGGCACCGACTACTTCCGCCGTGGCTAGTACTTCTGGAGGACATCAGCGTACCACATCTGGTTCACAAAATGAAGATGAACAGGATGAAGACGTAgacg CTGCATTAGAAGAAGAGCGTATGCGTATTGAACAACTGACTGTTGGTTGGGATGATCCTACTCAGGTGAATTGGGGTGAAACAGAAGCTGAATCTACTCCTCCACAAACTGCAGAACCACCGGCTCCTTCGTTGTACAAGTGTACTGCTTTGTATTCTTACACT GCTCAAAATCCTGATGAGTTGTCAATTATTGAGAACGAACAACTGGAGGTAGTTGGTGAAGGAGATGGTGATGGTTGGCTTCGGGCACGTAACTATCGTGGCGAAGAAGGATATGTGCCTCACAACTATCTTGATGTTGACCGAGAAcag ccaACTAGTGCCCCGGGTTTGGTTACGCAAATATCTTTCTCGTCTGTGGACTATACAGTTGAAGGAGAAGATGCTGATGTTGTACAATCTCCTGATCAAATATCAGTAATATCTGCACCAGTTGCTAAGCCTGAGGAACCTAAAGTAGAACCGAAAGCTGAAGAACCTCCAAAAGTGGAGCCCGAAGTAAAACCAGAATCATTGCCAACACTTGGATATTGTTTCTCATTATACGATTATGACGCTGAAGCTTCAGACGAATTAAATCTCGAAGAAGGACAG ATAATCCGCATCGTTTCACGGGATGCCCATGGCGTAGACGATGGTTGGTGGCGTGGTGAAGCTAATGGAGTGATTGGTAACTTCCCATCGCTGATAGTTGAAGAATGTGATGAG AATGGAGAACCGCTTAGTGGCGTTGATGATGATTGGACTCCACCGGACTCAGCTCCACCTGTGTTCGCTTCCCCGCCTGAATCACCTTCTGCTGGATTTAACGAAGAAA TGATCTTCAATgagaacaacaatactaagagtGCTGCTCCTCCTGCGGACCCGCCACCACCTCCACCGGCCGACATGGGTGACTCCATGGACAGCCAACCCGACTTCAGCTTTAACCTAGAACTTAGTAGGAACCAACATGAACAATATGATACACAATTCGTTGCCCCACAACCTTCGGTCGCCCCACCCATCACCATTGTTG TCGATGAGGTTGTCACTGAAATAtttgaggaggag GAGGTGGAGGAGTTGCCTCCTGCACCACAGCCGAAACCTGCGTCACCACAAGTTGAAATCACAAGCGAGGATTGTGGGCTCGGCGTAGCACAAATTGTAATCACGGCCGCTACACCTATGATAGAAGAACCCGAACAACCCTTTCCCCCGCAGGAGTCCCACCCCGAACCCGAACCCGATGTGCAGCCCGACTCACAGCCAGAGGAACCGGAACGTGTAGAAGACAATGATGACGAAGAATCATCTCTCTCCGAACAGACTGCTGTCTGTTTACGCGATTCTGAAGAGGGACATGCTGACTCTGCACCGCACCCAGCCTCAAGTTCGACGGCTTCTGAGGGTGAGTCGACGGGAGCATCTGTAGCTTCGGGCCCCCCTACCGCCCCTCAATCCCCCCCTGCGGCTCCTCGTGCCGGTCGGGCTTCTATCCCTGACGAACTTGAGCCAGCACAACTAGCGAGGCTCACCGATCTTAAAGAATCCAATGCCTAG
- the Nwk gene encoding protein nervous wreck isoform X3 yields MDSKRSSYYEKYGTKKKKKLVLSNYTKFLKNLHTEQIAKLHAKNQHECDLLEDLRTYTIKRSAIEKSYSEALLKISSAYLNKKIPNIPDLKVDGAEEKWNMWNVWRTVLEENEKLARARLAAVEVFQQQIADEAKGLRQHKLNVAKKCTDSLAQAHKELQLTVLDVDKTKKLYFDEEHTAHDVRDKAKDIEEKLKKKKGSFFQSITSLQKNSAKVSSRRDQLEEKSTGARNDYLLSIAAANAHQNRYFLVELQTCMQSMESSVYEKVSEFLTLMGRTELLTCSATQHSFGKIRDQAQQLTREYNLQCLYLYYPVLKQHIQYDFEPCDNDPIDAVTMEHESVTQTLAQEARRWATRIVRETALVRDATRKLNLYQAMRDAGQKVDPNDPNGPELEVRLDELRSNIRRSETSKAKYEARLECLRSSGAAVDEWLKEIDLLAVQETLPRSSSLLSVRTDASGAADQPSSDSFYDSDNTEGEAPTTSAVASTSGGHQRTTSGSQNEDEQDEDVDAALEEERMRIEQLTVGWDDPTQVNWGETEAESTPPQTAEPPAPSLYKCTALYSYTAQNPDELSIIENEQLEVVGEGDGDGWLRARNYRGEEGYVPHNYLDVDREQPTSAPGLVTQISFSSVDYTVEGEDADVVQSPDQISVISAPVAKPEEPKVEPKAEEPPKVEPEVKPESLPTLGYCFSLYDYDAEASDELNLEEGQIIRIVSRDAHGVDDGWWRGEANGVIGNFPSLIVEECDENGEPLSGVDDDWTPPDSAPPVFASPPESPSAGFNEEMIFNENNNTKSAAPPADPPPPPPADMGDSMDSQPDFSFNLELSRNQHEQYDTQFVAPQPSVAPPITIVVDEVVTEIFEEEEVEELPPAPQPKPASPQVEITSEDCGLGVAQIVITAATPMIEEPEQPFPPQESHPEPEPDVQPDSQPEEPERVEDNDDEESSLSEQTAVCLRDSEEGHADSAPHPASSSTASEGESTGASVASGPPTAPQSPPAAPRAGRASIPDELEPAQLARLTDLKESNA; encoded by the exons gCTTTGTTGAAAATATCATCGGCTTATCTAAACAAGAAAATACCAAACATTCCCGATCTAAAGGTCGATGGTGCCGAAGAGAAATg GAACATGTGGAATGTTTGGCGTACCGTGCTGGAGGAAAATGAAAAGCTGGCTCGGGCGAGGTTGGCTGCTGTCGAGGTTTTTCAACAGCAGATTGCTGATGAGGCCAAGGGTCTTCGACAACATAAGCTTAACGTCGCAAAAAAG TGTACCGATTCGCTGGCACAAGCACATAAGGAGCTGCAGTTAACCGTTTTGGATGTGGATAAGACTAAAAAACTGTACTTCGACGAAGAGCACACTGCTCACGATGTCAGAGACAAGGCTAAGGACATCGAAGAAAA attaaaaaagaaaaaagggtCGTTCTTTCAATCGATAACTTCATTGCAAAAGAATAGTGCAAAGGTATCATCTCGTCGAGACCAACTGGAAGAAAAGTCAACTGGTGCGAGAAATGATTACCTTCTTAGTATCGCCGCTGCGAATGCTCATCAA aatcGATATTTCTTGGTCGAATTACAAACCTGCATGCAAAGCATGGAATCATCTGTATACGAGAAGGTTTCCGAATTCCTCACCCTGATGGGACGAACTGAACTACTTACTTGTTCAGCCACTCAACACTCATTCGGAAAAATCAGAGATCAAGCGCAACAGCTGACGCGTGAATACAATCTgcaatgtctttatttatattatccagTGCTGAAACAGCACATCCAG TATGATTTTGAGCCATGTGATAACGATCCGATTGACGCCGTCACCATGGAGCACGAATCCGTAACTCAGACTCTTGCGCAAGAAGCTCGTAGATGGGCAACAAGAATCGTTAGAGAAACTGCTTTAGTCAGAGATGCTACGCGTAAACTAAATCTTTACCAAGCGATGCGGGATGCAGGGCAAAAG gttGATCCCAATGATCCGAATGGTCCTGAGCTTGAAGTACGTCTGGATGAATTGAGGTCTAACATTCGACGATCGGAGACATCTAAAGCGAAGTATGAGGCTAGGCTGGAATGCCTGCGCAGCAGTGGTGCCGCTGTAGATGAGTGGCTAAAAGAAATTGATTTGCTTGCTGTACAAGAAACTTTACCACGCAGTAGCAGTCTACTTAGTGTCCGTACCGATGCCTCAGGTGCAGCT GATCAACCAAGTTCAGACTCATTCTATGATAGTGATAACACCGAAGGAGAGGCACCGACTACTTCCGCCGTGGCTAGTACTTCTGGAGGACATCAGCGTACCACATCTGGTTCACAAAATGAAGATGAACAGGATGAAGACGTAgacg CTGCATTAGAAGAAGAGCGTATGCGTATTGAACAACTGACTGTTGGTTGGGATGATCCTACTCAGGTGAATTGGGGTGAAACAGAAGCTGAATCTACTCCTCCACAAACTGCAGAACCACCGGCTCCTTCGTTGTACAAGTGTACTGCTTTGTATTCTTACACT GCTCAAAATCCTGATGAGTTGTCAATTATTGAGAACGAACAACTGGAGGTAGTTGGTGAAGGAGATGGTGATGGTTGGCTTCGGGCACGTAACTATCGTGGCGAAGAAGGATATGTGCCTCACAACTATCTTGATGTTGACCGAGAAcag ccaACTAGTGCCCCGGGTTTGGTTACGCAAATATCTTTCTCGTCTGTGGACTATACAGTTGAAGGAGAAGATGCTGATGTTGTACAATCTCCTGATCAAATATCAGTAATATCTGCACCAGTTGCTAAGCCTGAGGAACCTAAAGTAGAACCGAAAGCTGAAGAACCTCCAAAAGTGGAGCCCGAAGTAAAACCAGAATCATTGCCAACACTTGGATATTGTTTCTCATTATACGATTATGACGCTGAAGCTTCAGACGAATTAAATCTCGAAGAAGGACAG ATAATCCGCATCGTTTCACGGGATGCCCATGGCGTAGACGATGGTTGGTGGCGTGGTGAAGCTAATGGAGTGATTGGTAACTTCCCATCGCTGATAGTTGAAGAATGTGATGAG AATGGAGAACCGCTTAGTGGCGTTGATGATGATTGGACTCCACCGGACTCAGCTCCACCTGTGTTCGCTTCCCCGCCTGAATCACCTTCTGCTGGATTTAACGAAGAAA TGATCTTCAATgagaacaacaatactaagagtGCTGCTCCTCCTGCGGACCCGCCACCACCTCCACCGGCCGACATGGGTGACTCCATGGACAGCCAACCCGACTTCAGCTTTAACCTAGAACTTAGTAGGAACCAACATGAACAATATGATACACAATTCGTTGCCCCACAACCTTCGGTCGCCCCACCCATCACCATTGTTG TCGATGAGGTTGTCACTGAAATAtttgaggaggag GAGGTGGAGGAGTTGCCTCCTGCACCACAGCCGAAACCTGCGTCACCACAAGTTGAAATCACAAGCGAGGATTGTGGGCTCGGCGTAGCACAAATTGTAATCACGGCCGCTACACCTATGATAGAAGAACCCGAACAACCCTTTCCCCCGCAGGAGTCCCACCCCGAACCCGAACCCGATGTGCAGCCCGACTCACAGCCAGAGGAACCGGAACGTGTAGAAGACAATGATGACGAAGAATCATCTCTCTCCGAACAGACTGCTGTCTGTTTACGCGATTCTGAAGAGGGACATGCTGACTCTGCACCGCACCCAGCCTCAAGTTCGACGGCTTCTGAGGGTGAGTCGACGGGAGCATCTGTAGCTTCGGGCCCCCCTACCGCCCCTCAATCCCCCCCTGCGGCTCCTCGTGCCGGTCGGGCTTCTATCCCTGACGAACTTGAGCCAGCACAACTAGCGAGGCTCACCGATCTTAAAGAATCCAATGCCTAG
- the Nwk gene encoding protein nervous wreck isoform X2 yields the protein MREVRFGRATSERGRTRSRLRVSPSIHVTRSGTSSAAVVAANRLTMQPPPRKSNYTKFLKNLHTEQIAKLHAKNQHECDLLEDLRTYTIKRSAIEKSYSEALLKISSAYLNKKIPNIPDLKVDGAEEKWNMWNVWRTVLEENEKLARARLAAVEVFQQQIADEAKGLRQHKLNVAKKCTDSLAQAHKELQLTVLDVDKTKKLYFDEEHTAHDVRDKAKDIEEKLKKKKGSFFQSITSLQKNSAKVSSRRDQLEEKSTGARNDYLLSIAAANAHQNRYFLVELQTCMQSMESSVYEKVSEFLTLMGRTELLTCSATQHSFGKIRDQAQQLTREYNLQCLYLYYPVLKQHIQYDFEPCDNDPIDAVTMEHESVTQTLAQEARRWATRIVRETALVRDATRKLNLYQAMRDAGQKVDPNDPNGPELEVRLDELRSNIRRSETSKAKYEARLECLRSSGAAVDEWLKEIDLLAVQETLPRSSSLLSVRTDASGAADQPSSDSFYDSDNTEGEAPTTSAVASTSGGHQRTTSGSQNEDEQDEDVDAALEEERMRIEQLTVGWDDPTQVNWGETEAESTPPQTAEPPAPSLYKCTALYSYTAQNPDELSIIENEQLEVVGEGDGDGWLRARNYRGEEGYVPHNYLDVDREQPTSAPGLVTQISFSSVDYTVEGEDADVVQSPDQISVISAPVAKPEEPKVEPKAEEPPKVEPEVKPESLPTLGYCFSLYDYDAEASDELNLEEGQIIRIVSRDAHGVDDGWWRGEANGVIGNFPSLIVEECDENGEPLSGVDDDWTPPDSAPPVFASPPESPSAGFNEEMIFNENNNTKSAAPPADPPPPPPADMGDSMDSQPDFSFNLELSRNQHEQYDTQFVAPQPSVAPPITIVVDEVVTEIFEEEEVEELPPAPQPKPASPQVEITSEDCGLGVAQIVITAATPMIEEPEQPFPPQESHPEPEPDVQPDSQPEEPERVEDNDDEESSLSEQTAVCLRDSEEGHADSAPHPASSSTASEGESTGASVASGPPTAPQSPPAAPRAGRASIPDELEPAQLARLTDLKESNA from the exons gCTTTGTTGAAAATATCATCGGCTTATCTAAACAAGAAAATACCAAACATTCCCGATCTAAAGGTCGATGGTGCCGAAGAGAAATg GAACATGTGGAATGTTTGGCGTACCGTGCTGGAGGAAAATGAAAAGCTGGCTCGGGCGAGGTTGGCTGCTGTCGAGGTTTTTCAACAGCAGATTGCTGATGAGGCCAAGGGTCTTCGACAACATAAGCTTAACGTCGCAAAAAAG TGTACCGATTCGCTGGCACAAGCACATAAGGAGCTGCAGTTAACCGTTTTGGATGTGGATAAGACTAAAAAACTGTACTTCGACGAAGAGCACACTGCTCACGATGTCAGAGACAAGGCTAAGGACATCGAAGAAAA attaaaaaagaaaaaagggtCGTTCTTTCAATCGATAACTTCATTGCAAAAGAATAGTGCAAAGGTATCATCTCGTCGAGACCAACTGGAAGAAAAGTCAACTGGTGCGAGAAATGATTACCTTCTTAGTATCGCCGCTGCGAATGCTCATCAA aatcGATATTTCTTGGTCGAATTACAAACCTGCATGCAAAGCATGGAATCATCTGTATACGAGAAGGTTTCCGAATTCCTCACCCTGATGGGACGAACTGAACTACTTACTTGTTCAGCCACTCAACACTCATTCGGAAAAATCAGAGATCAAGCGCAACAGCTGACGCGTGAATACAATCTgcaatgtctttatttatattatccagTGCTGAAACAGCACATCCAG TATGATTTTGAGCCATGTGATAACGATCCGATTGACGCCGTCACCATGGAGCACGAATCCGTAACTCAGACTCTTGCGCAAGAAGCTCGTAGATGGGCAACAAGAATCGTTAGAGAAACTGCTTTAGTCAGAGATGCTACGCGTAAACTAAATCTTTACCAAGCGATGCGGGATGCAGGGCAAAAG gttGATCCCAATGATCCGAATGGTCCTGAGCTTGAAGTACGTCTGGATGAATTGAGGTCTAACATTCGACGATCGGAGACATCTAAAGCGAAGTATGAGGCTAGGCTGGAATGCCTGCGCAGCAGTGGTGCCGCTGTAGATGAGTGGCTAAAAGAAATTGATTTGCTTGCTGTACAAGAAACTTTACCACGCAGTAGCAGTCTACTTAGTGTCCGTACCGATGCCTCAGGTGCAGCT GATCAACCAAGTTCAGACTCATTCTATGATAGTGATAACACCGAAGGAGAGGCACCGACTACTTCCGCCGTGGCTAGTACTTCTGGAGGACATCAGCGTACCACATCTGGTTCACAAAATGAAGATGAACAGGATGAAGACGTAgacg CTGCATTAGAAGAAGAGCGTATGCGTATTGAACAACTGACTGTTGGTTGGGATGATCCTACTCAGGTGAATTGGGGTGAAACAGAAGCTGAATCTACTCCTCCACAAACTGCAGAACCACCGGCTCCTTCGTTGTACAAGTGTACTGCTTTGTATTCTTACACT GCTCAAAATCCTGATGAGTTGTCAATTATTGAGAACGAACAACTGGAGGTAGTTGGTGAAGGAGATGGTGATGGTTGGCTTCGGGCACGTAACTATCGTGGCGAAGAAGGATATGTGCCTCACAACTATCTTGATGTTGACCGAGAAcag ccaACTAGTGCCCCGGGTTTGGTTACGCAAATATCTTTCTCGTCTGTGGACTATACAGTTGAAGGAGAAGATGCTGATGTTGTACAATCTCCTGATCAAATATCAGTAATATCTGCACCAGTTGCTAAGCCTGAGGAACCTAAAGTAGAACCGAAAGCTGAAGAACCTCCAAAAGTGGAGCCCGAAGTAAAACCAGAATCATTGCCAACACTTGGATATTGTTTCTCATTATACGATTATGACGCTGAAGCTTCAGACGAATTAAATCTCGAAGAAGGACAG ATAATCCGCATCGTTTCACGGGATGCCCATGGCGTAGACGATGGTTGGTGGCGTGGTGAAGCTAATGGAGTGATTGGTAACTTCCCATCGCTGATAGTTGAAGAATGTGATGAG AATGGAGAACCGCTTAGTGGCGTTGATGATGATTGGACTCCACCGGACTCAGCTCCACCTGTGTTCGCTTCCCCGCCTGAATCACCTTCTGCTGGATTTAACGAAGAAA TGATCTTCAATgagaacaacaatactaagagtGCTGCTCCTCCTGCGGACCCGCCACCACCTCCACCGGCCGACATGGGTGACTCCATGGACAGCCAACCCGACTTCAGCTTTAACCTAGAACTTAGTAGGAACCAACATGAACAATATGATACACAATTCGTTGCCCCACAACCTTCGGTCGCCCCACCCATCACCATTGTTG TCGATGAGGTTGTCACTGAAATAtttgaggaggag GAGGTGGAGGAGTTGCCTCCTGCACCACAGCCGAAACCTGCGTCACCACAAGTTGAAATCACAAGCGAGGATTGTGGGCTCGGCGTAGCACAAATTGTAATCACGGCCGCTACACCTATGATAGAAGAACCCGAACAACCCTTTCCCCCGCAGGAGTCCCACCCCGAACCCGAACCCGATGTGCAGCCCGACTCACAGCCAGAGGAACCGGAACGTGTAGAAGACAATGATGACGAAGAATCATCTCTCTCCGAACAGACTGCTGTCTGTTTACGCGATTCTGAAGAGGGACATGCTGACTCTGCACCGCACCCAGCCTCAAGTTCGACGGCTTCTGAGGGTGAGTCGACGGGAGCATCTGTAGCTTCGGGCCCCCCTACCGCCCCTCAATCCCCCCCTGCGGCTCCTCGTGCCGGTCGGGCTTCTATCCCTGACGAACTTGAGCCAGCACAACTAGCGAGGCTCACCGATCTTAAAGAATCCAATGCCTAG